A stretch of the Jeotgalibacillus haloalkalitolerans genome encodes the following:
- a CDS encoding EAL domain-containing protein, producing the protein MEHLKADPQYLFNFFAGLYKMVFLMEVDTQGYKYKDVTPEAVRLASLPEDWKNRYIHDIYDEKVAAPLISQYDEVASTGEPVFYSDQMNKLSNISEYAASALMPITDRYGHVRYIIGLTDDLSDSTSAKLLASIENIDYLTGLPSMLKVKAELSRMENTKLSILYLNIDRFKLINEWLGIEETNELLKKIAKQTGVLLPPGSILGRIDGDEFIIAVRELIEDEVYDLAETILSSLSAFTYEVKSVSIPVTGCIGICMSPGHSNSLITNACAAMVEAKREGRNSIRLFKTENHLQANKDEAIMEAELYKALEQDELTVYYQPKLDAHTNQVHYEALVRWFSPVLGTVPPLKFIPVAEKTTLIQDVTRTVVYKVCADIKQTPELFKNARTSINLSAALFEPELIENHFITIINECGVDPASLEIEITENMLMADPIKGMEIIEHLKKIGFRVVIDDFGVSYSSLNYLRSFSLDGIKIDRSFISQIDQHHSEKDISIVHFIIQLAKKLNLYVTAEGVETKEQFDILTSLGCDEIQGYYFSRPLPLEKIKSTIEHFFDYILQKNHGYLEAAVTKDTVDEASRLKEIERLQILDTPAEERFDRITRIIQNAFHVPICFISIIDDKRQWFKSCIGLPEPVQTIREVPRDQTLCDYVIRQQEALIIENMAEHPDEEIREFFKMSGLQFYAGIPLISMGEMIGTLCITDYLPRTFNKQQFETLIDYSKWVESELELYSLRV; encoded by the coding sequence ATGGAACACTTGAAAGCAGATCCCCAGTACCTGTTTAACTTCTTTGCCGGTCTCTACAAAATGGTTTTCCTGATGGAAGTGGACACGCAGGGCTATAAATATAAAGATGTTACACCTGAAGCGGTGCGACTCGCTTCACTTCCGGAAGATTGGAAGAACCGTTATATTCATGACATCTATGATGAAAAAGTTGCAGCTCCTCTCATCAGTCAGTACGATGAAGTGGCTTCTACAGGTGAGCCTGTATTTTATTCCGACCAGATGAACAAGCTCTCTAACATTTCTGAGTATGCTGCCTCAGCTCTTATGCCAATCACCGACCGTTATGGACATGTCAGATACATTATCGGTCTGACAGACGACCTTTCAGATTCAACATCTGCCAAGCTGCTCGCCTCGATCGAAAATATTGATTATTTAACCGGGCTTCCAAGCATGCTCAAGGTAAAAGCTGAGCTATCCAGAATGGAGAATACAAAGCTTTCAATTTTATATTTAAATATTGACCGCTTTAAATTAATCAATGAGTGGCTTGGGATTGAAGAGACGAACGAATTACTGAAGAAAATCGCTAAACAGACAGGGGTACTTTTACCGCCCGGGTCAATTTTAGGAAGAATAGATGGTGATGAGTTTATCATCGCTGTACGTGAGCTCATTGAAGATGAGGTCTATGATCTTGCTGAAACGATCCTTTCATCTTTATCAGCATTTACTTATGAAGTGAAAAGTGTCTCGATCCCGGTTACAGGTTGCATAGGAATCTGTATGAGCCCGGGTCACTCGAATTCATTGATAACAAATGCCTGCGCGGCAATGGTTGAAGCAAAACGCGAGGGTAGGAACTCTATCCGCCTGTTTAAAACAGAAAATCACCTGCAGGCTAATAAAGATGAAGCCATTATGGAAGCCGAGTTATATAAAGCACTTGAGCAGGATGAGCTGACTGTATATTATCAGCCGAAATTAGATGCCCACACAAACCAGGTACACTATGAAGCGCTCGTCAGATGGTTCAGCCCGGTACTCGGAACAGTGCCGCCCCTTAAATTTATTCCGGTTGCTGAAAAAACCACGCTTATTCAGGATGTAACCAGGACAGTCGTATATAAAGTGTGCGCTGATATTAAGCAGACACCTGAACTTTTTAAAAATGCAAGAACGTCAATTAACCTGTCTGCTGCTTTATTTGAACCTGAATTAATTGAAAATCATTTCATTACGATAATAAATGAATGCGGAGTGGATCCTGCCAGTCTTGAGATCGAGATTACAGAAAATATGCTGATGGCAGACCCGATTAAAGGCATGGAAATTATTGAGCATTTAAAAAAGATCGGTTTTCGGGTCGTCATTGATGATTTTGGTGTAAGCTATTCATCTTTAAATTATCTTAGAAGCTTTTCACTCGATGGAATTAAAATTGACCGTTCATTCATCTCACAGATTGACCAGCACCATAGCGAAAAGGACATCAGCATTGTACATTTTATTATCCAGCTCGCTAAAAAACTCAACCTCTATGTGACCGCTGAGGGAGTGGAAACAAAAGAACAATTTGACATTCTGACAAGCCTCGGCTGTGATGAAATTCAGGGCTATTATTTCAGCAGACCGCTGCCACTTGAAAAGATCAAAAGTACAATTGAGCATTTCTTTGACTATATCCTGCAGAAAAATCATGGATATCTTGAAGCCGCTGTGACGAAGGATACTGTGGATGAAGCAAGCAGGCTGAAGGAAATTGAACGGCTTCAGATTCTGGACACACCTGCTGAGGAACGGTTTGACCGCATCACCAGAATCATTCAGAATGCCTTTCATGTCCCGATCTGTTTTATCTCAATCATAGACGACAAGCGCCAATGGTTTAAGTCATGTATCGGGCTTCCTGAACCTGTGCAGACGATCAGAGAAGTTCCACGTGACCAGACACTGTGCGATTATGTGATCAGACAGCAGGAAGCACTGATCATCGAAAACATGGCTGAGCATCCTGATGAAGAAATCCGTGAATTCTTTAAAATGAGCGGACTTCAGTTTTATGCCGGCATCCCGCTTATCTCAATGGGTGAAATGATCGGAACGCTTTGCATAACTGATTATCTGCCGCGCACATTTAATAAGCAGCAATTTGAAACGCTAATTGATTATTCGAAATGGGTAGAGTCTGAGCTTGAGCTCTACAGCCTGCGGGTTTAA